In Actinomycetota bacterium, the following proteins share a genomic window:
- a CDS encoding class I SAM-dependent methyltransferase encodes MNEFSRVLIDRSGYEGDGFTEVYDRHRPAPPPALLEILMLVAQVERPLLVVDLGAGTGLSTRVWSERAAEVLGVEPNPAMVARARLATTAPNARYVEAFAADTGLAADCADVVTCAQAFHWMEPAAALDESARILRPGGVFAAYDYDVPPVVHPEVDDAFAAHFEARRAARKRLGLEAGAATWPKERHLERIRESGHFRFAREIVCHGVDRTPAGSSVWPRAWAAPAPCSAARRRRSRRRSSSFGIRRIESSAMVRTRWWSAIESASESPERGRRRP; translated from the coding sequence GTGAACGAGTTCTCGCGGGTGCTGATCGACCGGTCCGGGTACGAGGGCGACGGGTTCACCGAGGTCTACGACCGCCACCGTCCCGCGCCTCCTCCGGCCCTGCTGGAGATCCTGATGCTCGTCGCGCAGGTGGAGCGGCCCCTTCTGGTCGTCGATTTGGGGGCCGGCACCGGGCTCTCGACTCGGGTCTGGTCCGAGCGGGCGGCGGAAGTCCTGGGCGTCGAGCCGAACCCGGCGATGGTCGCCCGGGCCCGTCTCGCGACCACGGCGCCCAACGCGCGCTACGTGGAGGCGTTCGCCGCGGACACGGGTCTGGCCGCGGACTGCGCGGACGTCGTCACCTGTGCTCAGGCATTCCACTGGATGGAGCCCGCGGCGGCGCTCGACGAGTCGGCCCGGATCCTTCGGCCCGGCGGTGTGTTCGCGGCCTACGACTACGACGTGCCGCCGGTGGTCCATCCGGAGGTGGATGACGCCTTCGCCGCCCATTTCGAGGCGCGGCGCGCAGCCCGCAAGCGGCTCGGCCTGGAGGCGGGAGCGGCGACGTGGCCCAAGGAGCGCCACCTCGAACGGATTCGTGAGAGCGGGCACTTCCGGTTCGCACGGGAAATCGTCTGCCATGGCGTGGACCGGACGCCGGCCGGATCGTCGGTCTGGCCGAGAGCGTGGGCGGCCCCCGCGCCCTGTTCGGCGGCGAGGCGCCGGAGGTCGAGGAGGCGTTCGAGCAGCTTCGGCATACGGCGCATCGAGTCCTCGGCGATGGTTCGTACCCGATGGTGGTCTGCTATCGAATCCGCCTCGGAGTCACCTGAACGAGGTCGGCGACGTCCCTGA
- a CDS encoding GNAT family N-acetyltransferase has protein sequence MIRTARFEDLGSLRAIDELAVYQREGRAWVATDEDDRPVGYILARVVDSNAHIDQVSVHPNHARQGIGADLIETVVAWAKQHRLAAITLTTFSEVPWNAPYYQRLGFKRVADVEVTDGLRRIRDHEAAHGLAEWPRVTMRRPLTG, from the coding sequence GTGATCCGGACCGCTCGCTTCGAGGATCTCGGCTCGCTTCGCGCGATCGACGAGCTCGCTGTCTACCAAAGGGAAGGCCGTGCCTGGGTCGCGACTGACGAAGACGACCGGCCGGTCGGGTACATACTGGCGCGGGTCGTCGACTCCAACGCCCACATCGATCAGGTCTCGGTGCATCCGAATCATGCGCGTCAGGGGATCGGCGCGGATCTCATCGAGACAGTCGTTGCATGGGCCAAGCAGCATCGGCTTGCGGCGATCACGCTCACGACCTTCTCGGAGGTTCCCTGGAATGCTCCCTACTACCAGCGGCTTGGCTTCAAGAGGGTCGCCGACGTCGAGGTCACCGATGGGCTTCGTCGGATCCGCGACCATGAGGCCGCTCATGGGCTTGCCGAGTGGCCGCGCGTGACCATGCGCCGTCCGCTGACCGGCTGA
- a CDS encoding Fic family protein, with product MSEAEKAVAELNRGAGPELVPLARLLLRTESIASSKVEGLQVETRALAHAEAKQETGGSVGPQAAEILANIDAMQLAIERAVTVQAIREQDLLDIHGRLLARDPRAKIAGRFRGSQNWIGGNDYNPCGADFVPPPIEEIEGLLDDLCGFCNDDTLPPLVQAAVAHAQFETIHPFDDGNGRTGRALVQVILRRRGLAPTFVPPVSVVLARDKKRYIEGLTLFREDRIPEWLQTFAAATAQAAGLAARYAAEVAALQERWRKQLREHSDPRSDAAAWAIIDALPGHPIITVPVGVAATRRTRPAVTNGMADLEKAGILVRLSESARNRAWEAAGLLDLIADLESGELPPQR from the coding sequence GTGTCCGAGGCCGAGAAGGCAGTCGCGGAGCTGAATCGCGGGGCCGGGCCGGAGCTGGTGCCACTGGCCCGGCTCCTCCTCAGGACAGAATCGATTGCCTCCTCCAAGGTCGAAGGTCTACAGGTCGAGACCCGGGCCCTGGCTCATGCAGAAGCCAAGCAGGAGACGGGCGGCTCGGTCGGGCCACAGGCGGCGGAGATCCTCGCCAACATCGACGCCATGCAGCTTGCGATCGAGCGCGCCGTAACAGTCCAAGCCATCCGGGAGCAGGATCTTCTGGACATCCACGGCCGGCTGCTGGCCCGCGATCCGAGAGCCAAGATCGCCGGACGGTTTCGCGGATCTCAGAACTGGATCGGCGGAAACGACTACAACCCCTGCGGGGCCGACTTCGTCCCTCCACCCATCGAGGAGATCGAGGGGCTGCTTGACGACCTCTGCGGCTTCTGCAACGACGACACGCTCCCCCCGCTGGTCCAGGCGGCCGTCGCTCACGCCCAGTTCGAGACGATCCATCCCTTCGATGACGGCAACGGCCGCACCGGACGTGCGTTGGTGCAGGTGATCCTCCGCCGACGCGGACTGGCCCCCACGTTCGTGCCGCCGGTCAGCGTCGTGCTGGCTCGCGACAAGAAGCGGTACATCGAAGGCTTGACCCTGTTCCGAGAGGACCGCATCCCAGAGTGGCTGCAGACCTTCGCAGCGGCCACGGCTCAAGCGGCAGGGCTCGCAGCTCGCTACGCTGCCGAGGTCGCCGCGCTGCAAGAGCGGTGGCGAAAGCAGCTTCGAGAGCACTCCGATCCCCGCTCGGACGCCGCTGCATGGGCGATCATCGATGCCTTGCCTGGCCACCCGATCATCACCGTGCCGGTGGGAGTGGCGGCCACCAGACGAACGAGGCCGGCAGTGACCAACGGCATGGCGGACCTCGAGAAAGCAGGCATCCTGGTGCGCCTCAGCGAATCGGCCCGCAACCGGGCCTGGGAGGCGGCGGGCCTACTGGACCTGATCGCGGATCTCGAGTCCGGTGAGTTGCCGCCTCAGAGGTAG
- a CDS encoding MTH938/NDUFAF3 family protein, whose protein sequence is MPRIEQYEFGRVRIDGKEYSRDVIVLPGRVVSDWWRKDGHSLVIEDLEEVLDELPEHLVVGTGADGRMRPDPDALEWIRSRGIEVEALSTPEAVRRYEELDPAATAAALHLTC, encoded by the coding sequence ATGCCGCGGATCGAGCAGTACGAGTTCGGGCGAGTTCGGATCGACGGGAAGGAGTACTCGCGGGACGTGATCGTCCTTCCCGGTCGGGTGGTCTCCGACTGGTGGCGCAAGGATGGCCACTCGCTGGTGATCGAGGACCTGGAGGAGGTCCTGGACGAGCTGCCCGAGCACCTCGTGGTCGGAACGGGAGCCGACGGACGGATGCGCCCGGACCCGGACGCGCTGGAGTGGATTCGGTCCCGGGGGATCGAGGTGGAGGCCCTGTCCACCCCGGAGGCTGTCCGGCGCTACGAGGAGCTCGACCCTGCGGCCACGGCCGCAGCGCTGCACCTCACCTGCTGA